The genomic stretch ATTAAGCGATAAGATTATTATTAGAATAACCTCCGATGCCGGAAATACATTTATCGACAGGATGATCGCGTTAGTGGAAGGAGCTAAACGGCAGAAAACACCAAACGAGATTGCTTTAACTATTTTACTTTCGGGACTTTCTATTGTTTTTCTTCTTGCAGTGGCCACACTACCTTCTTTTTTCGGTTATAGTCTACATGCATCAGGGCTACCGCAATCAAACAATTTGAGCTTGCCCGTACTAATTGCCCTTTTGGTCTGCCTTATCCCTACCACTATCGGAGGATTGCTGAGCGCAATTGGTATAAGTGGTATGGACAGACTTATGAAGCATAATGTAATAGCGACCAGCGGACGTGCAATAGAAGCCGCAGGTGATGTGGATGTTTTACTATTGGATAAAACAGGGACAATCACTTTGGGAAATCGTATGGCAACCAATTTTATTCCCGCCGAAGGTGTAAGCTTAAATGAAATAGCCAATGTGGCACAACTATCTTCTCTGAGTGATGAAACACCGGAAGGTCGTTCGATTGTAGTTTTGGCTAAAGAGAAGTTTAATATTCGGGGGCGTGACCTTGCGGGAATAGAAGCGGAATTTATCCCTTTCACCGCACAAACCCGAATGAGCGGTGTAGACATAACTGTTGATGGCAAGATACAAAAAATAAGAAAAGGCTCTGTAGATGCGATACGTTCTTTCGTTTTTAATAATAACGGATTCTTCCCTGAAGATATAAAACAGAAGTCAGATGAGTTGTCACAACAGGGAGCTACTCCTCTGATAGTAGCAAGAGATAACAAGGTGCTAGGCATTATACACCTGAAGGACATTGTGAAAGGGGGTATTAAAGAACGCTTTACCCAATTACGAAAAATGGGAATAAAAACAGTGATGATTACCGGAGACAACCCGTTAACCGCTGCCGCCATTGCAGCAGAAGCCGGAGTAGATGATTTTTTGGCTGAAGCAAAGCCGGAAGATAAACTTAGAAAGATAAGAGAAGAGCAATCGAACGGTCATTTAGTGGGAATGATCGGTGATGGCACAAATGATGCTCCTGCTCTTGCCCAATCGGATATTGGCATAGCTATGAGTAGCGGCACACAAGCGGCACGGGAAGCCGGAAATATGGTCGATCTGGATAGTAACCCGACTAAGCTGATAGAGGTAGTCGAAGTAGGGAAACAATTACTTATGACCCGCGGAGCGTTAACCACATTCAGTATCGCCAATGATGTAGCTAAATATTTTGCAATCATTCCGGCAATAGGGGTTACATTATATGCCGGAATATCAGGTAAAGGGGCATTGTCCGTATTAAATATTATGGGTTTGTCTTCTCCCGAAAATGCAATTTTAAGTGCAATTATATTCAATGCCATTATAATTATATTTCTGATACCTCTGGCTCTGAAAGGAGTAAAATACAGAGCTGAATCACCATCTAAATCTCTACTCCGTAATCTTTGTATTTATGGGCTTGGTGGTATTGCAACACCATTTATTGGAATCAAACTAATAGATATGTTATTACAAATATTCTGAACAAAAATGAAAAGTCAATTAATTATATCATTAAAAATATTGGGAATAATGACTCTGCTTTTAGGCGTTATTTATCCTTTGTTCATAACCGGAATTGCTCAATTAGCTTTTTCGTCAAAGGCAAATGGATCATTAATTGAAGTCAACGGCATATTGCGAGGTAGTGAACTAATTGGTCAAAAAACAGATACAGTGATCTATTTCAATCCCCGACCATCAGCAACAGATTATAACACGCTGGCATCGGGAGGTTCGAACCTCAGCCTGACAAGTAAGAAGCTATACGAACTTGTGCGATTGCGAAAAACAGACATCACAACAAAGAATAAATTATCTAATGAAACCATCGTCCCAGAAGACTTGCTATTCGCTTCAGCTAGTGGATTAGATCCGCATATCTCGCCCGAGGCAGCAAAGATACAAATACAACGTATATCTGAAGCCCGAGGGTTTTCGGAAGGACAAAAGCAAAAACTAAACATGCTAGTAGATAAACTGACAGAGTCACCTCAATTTGGTATATTGGGATGCAAGAGAGTAAATGTTTTTATGCTAAATTTGGAACTGGATAAGTTGAAATGAAAATGAAAGAAAATCGTCCTGATCCTGATAAGCTTTTAACTTCGATAAATCAGGAAGAGGAAACCAAGAAACGTGGGAAGTTGAAGATATTTTTCGGAATGTCACCCGGTGTAGGCAAAACCTATTCGATGCTACAAACGGCACATATAGACTTGTCTAAAGGAGTTGATGTGGTGGTAGGATATATAGAGTCTCACAACCGACCGGAAACAAGTGCCCTACTAGAAGGTCTCGAAATTATCCCCCGTACAAAAATAGAATATAAAGGAACATCTCTTGAGGAGATGGATTTGGATGCCATTATTTTGAGACATCCTTATCTGGTTTTGGTAGATGAGCTTGCACATACCAATGCAGAAGGAAGCCGCCATGCAAAACGTTATCAGGATATACAAGAGTTACTCGACAATGGTATAAATGTATACACTACTGTCAATATCCAACATCTGGAGAGTAGAAACGATACCGTAGCCCAGATAACAGGGGTAACCGTTAAAGAGACCATTCCGGACGAGCTGTTTGAAATGGCGGATGATGTGGAGTTGATAGACATTACCCCAAATGTTCTTCTCGACCGTTTAGCAGAAGGCAAGATATACGCTTTACCGGAATCGAGAGAAGCCGCAAAAAACTTTTTCAGGAAAGGAAATATAACCGCATTGCGTGAAATGTCGCTCCGCCTTGTTGCCGACAGGGTAGATAAACAGCTTAAATCTTACATGCAGCAGAAACAAATAGCTGGTCCGTGGAAGTCGGGGTTGCATCTGCTGGTTCTTGTAGGGCCAAGTAAATCTTCTGCCAAGCTGATACGATGGGCAAAAAATTTATCATATACGATGGGTGCAGACCTCGTCGCTTTGCATGTGGAAAACACACAGGTATTAAATGAAGAGCAACAAGAACAATTGTCTAAAAATATTGATCTTGCCCGAGAGTTTGGTGCAGAAGTAATAATAACCTCAGGAAGCGACCTCGTTTCCACAACACTGGATATTGCACATAAAGAAAATATTACACACATTATTATTGGTAAATCGGGCAAACAGAGTTTCTTTTCATCGCTATTCTCACGTGACAACTTTGTAAATCGGTTACTGAAAGAAAGTGGAGAAATAGACATTTACGTTATAGAACCGGGATTTGAAGCAAAACAATATAAAAGAAAGTTAGTTTCTTATCCGGATTTTTCATCGTCATACAAACATTACATCATAGCTTTTATAGCCGTATTGGCTACTGTTTTGCTTTGCTTGCCTATTGTTAGGGAGACAGGGTATCAGTCGATATCTTTTATTCTACTATTTGTAATCCTCATCCTATCGATGTTTTTCCGCTTAGGTCCTATCATGATGGCTTCGGCTGTAAGCGCAGTAGCATGGGATTTCTTTTTCATAACACCCCAATATACATTAAAGATAACTCAACCCGAGGATTTACTCGCATTCTGTATGTTCTTTGCGGTAGCATTAGTGACGGGAACGCTAACAGCTAAAGTACGTAAACAGGAACGATTGACACGCAAAAGAGCCGAGAAAACAAATGCTTTGTTTCACCTGACGAAACAACTTGCAAATGCAGAAAACACAAAAAAAATCTTAGAGGTTTCTAAAGAAGATATAAACAACTATTTTGGTGTAGATGCATATTTTCTTCTTCAAGATGGAGAAGGCAGATTAAAGAAAAAACAACAAAATGCGAAGCCGGGAGACTTTACGGAATCGGAATATAGTATTGCACAATGGGTTTTCAAACATTCCAAAAAGGCAGGAAAATATACTGACACTCTTTCTTTAAGTGAATATACTTTCTATCCTCTGAAAGGTATGAAAACGAAAGCGGGAGTTGTTGCGATAAAACCTAAAAAGAAATTTAACGGAGAGACTGAGCTATTTTGGGATACATTCCTTACACAGATATCGAATACGTTGGAGCATCATGATCTTGCTCAACAAGCAAAAAAAGCAAATCTGCTTGACGAATCAGATAAGTTGTACAAAACACTGTTCAACTCTATATCTCATGAGCTAAGGATTCCGATTGCTACAATTATGGGAGCATCGGACACTCTCCTAGCCGACTCACATCCGGAAAAAGTACGGAAGGAGCTATACAATGAGATACTAACAGCATCGGGACGGCTGAACCGTCTGGTAGAGAATCTATTGAATATATCGCGTCTCGAAACAGGGAAGATAACATTGCATACCGACTGGTGCGATATGAATGATCTGTTTAACAAAGTAACAGATAATCTACGAGACGAACTGAAACCTTACCGCTTGGATATTGTTGTGCCGCAAACAATGCCTTTAGTCAAACTCGATTTCGGGTTAATGGAACAGGTATTGCATAATTTGGTTTACAATTCGTGTAAATACTCAACCCCTGGAACATCAATCCGATTAAAATCTTTCTATGATAATGAATATCTGATTATTCAGGAAATGGATCGGGGACCCGGTTTTCCTCCTGACACACTCCCTTTTGTCTTCAATAAGTTCTTCAAAACAGAACATAAAACAACAGGAGGGTTGGGCTTGGGGCTATCTATTGCGAAAGGATTTGTGGAAGCTCATAAAGGAACAATAAGTGTAGAAAACAGGCAGAATGGAGGGGCACGTTTCACTATAAAAATACCGACAAAAATATCTTACATAAACGAATAAGCAGGATGAATACAGATACAATTCTGATTGTAGACGACGAAACTCAAATACGCCGCCTGTTGGAAATAACTCTTTCGGCAAGCGGATACAAAACGATAGAAGCAAGCACGGGTAAAGAGGGTCTTCTGATGGTGGCTTCACACCAACCCTCACTTATTATCCTCGATTTGGGCTTGCCTGATATCGACGGAATAGATGTGTTGAAAAATCTGAGAGAGTGGTTCTATAAGCCAATAATTATTTTATCTGTACGCAATTCGGAAGAAGATATTGTACATGCTCTCGATAAGGGAGCAAATGATTACCTCACAAAACCTTTTAGAACAGGAGAACTGCTTGCCCGCATACGAGCATCACTAAGACAGGGACAAACAGCAAACGACACTCCTGTATTTCAGATCGGAGACCTCTCTGTTGATGTAGCAAACCACATTGCGAAGAAAAAAGATGAACTATTAGACCTAACGCCAACAGAATTCTCATTACTAAGTTTATTTGTTAAAAACCAAGGGTGCGTCCTCACCCATCAGTACATACTCAAAGAAGTATGGGGATATGGTTATGTAGAGCAAACCCAATATCTGCGTGTGTTTGTTGCCCAATTGAGAAAAAAGATAGAAGATAATCCCACTAAACCTACTCTATTAGTTACCGAATCAGGTATAGGATATCGGTTCGGGTTATAAATATAAGCCCCGCCTTTACAACTACCACTATTCATTATTTAAATCATATTGTAAAATATCAAAATCATATTGTGTAATTTTTTGAAATTTCTATAATCTACTTTTGTGATGAATAGAAATTTTAAAACATGAATAACACTTTCAACTTTTTAGCTTTTGACTTGGGAGCAACTAGCGGACGTTCTATACTCGGAACGTTTGATAATGGAAAATTGGAATTGCGAGAGTTGACCCGGTTTGGCAATGATATATTACAGATACAAGGAAAGTACTACTGGAATATATATTCTATATACAACTCCATAAAGGAAGGCATGCGAGCAGCATCGTCTTTGGATATAGCTATTAATGCAATAGGTATAGATACATGGGGAGTAGATTTTGTCTATGTGGCCGAAGACGGAACAATATTGAATCTTCCTCGTTCTTACCGAGATCCATATACAGAAAGAAGTCCTGAAAAATACTTCAAACTCATCCCCAAAGAAGAAGTATATAAGCTTACCGGAATACAAATCATGAACTTTAACAGTTTATTCCAACTATATGCTGCCAAGATGGAAAAATCGGCGGCATTACAATCTGCAAAAGAGATATTGTTTCTTCCCGATGCGTTATCTTATCTTTTGAGTGGGAACAAAGCCTGTGAATATACTATAGCTTCTACTTCTCAGCTTCTGAATCCGTTGACAAAAAAGATAGAAAATAAACTACTAGAAGCGATAGAAGTACATCCCTCTGTCATTCCTCCACTAATAAAACCAGGGAAAGTAGTCGGATTGCTTCGAGACTCAATAGCTAAAGAGTGTGGATTAAATACAATTCCGATAATTGCAGTAGCAGGTCATGACACTGCGTCTGCCATTGTTTCAATACCTGCAAAGAACAAGAAATTTGCATATATAAGTTCCGGCACATGGTCGTTGATGGGCATAGAAGTAGATGAGCCCATTATAAATGAGCAATCATATAGAATGAACTTCACAAACGAAGGTGGGGTTGAAGGTACAATTCGTTTTCTAAAAAACATCACAGGCATGTGGCTGCTGGAGCAATGCCGCAAAGAATGGGAACAGCTAGGGCGCACCTACACTTACGATGAGATTATAAAAATGGCAAAAACAGCAAAAGGCTTTCAATGCTTTGTTGATCCGGACGATGCCGTCTTTGCTAATCCGGAGAGTATGATAGAATCTATTATAAAATTCTGTACCGACACCGGACAAAGTGCACCAAAAGAAGATGCTGAATTTATACGTTGTATTTTTGAAAGTCTTGCTTTAAAATATAAATATGTATTAAGTTGCCTTTGCGAATTATCTCCTCACGCTATCGAAGTTTTGCATATTATAGGTGGCGGCTCACAAAATAAATTATTAAACCAGTTTACAGCCAATGCAACAGGTCTTTCCGTTGTAGCTGGTCCGTACGAAGCTACAACCATAGGAAATATCATGATGCAGGCCAAAGGATTGGGCTTGGTAAAGTCTCTTAAAGAAATAAGAGCTATAATCAACGAGTCATTTACCCTTGAATCTTATGAACCACAAGATACTGAATTGTGGAATAACGCTTACGAAAAATTTTTGAAATTAATAGAAAAATAAAGAAGTGACCATGAAAAAAAATGAATTAGTATTAAAGTCTTTTGAAATAGCAAAAGAACGCTATTCCGAAATAGGCGTTGATGTAGAAGCTGCACTTAAGACATTACAAGATGTTGCAATCTCTATTCACTGTTGGCAGGCTGACGATGTAACGGGGTTTGAAAATCTGACAAATGTAGGAGGAGGCGGTATTCAAGCTACAGGAAATTATCCCGGTAAAGCTCGTAATATTGACGAGTTACGTTCCGATATTGAAAAAGTATTAACCCTAGTAGGAGGAAACCATCGTTTAAACCTACATGAGATATATGGCGAATTTGGCAATAAAGCAGTAGACAGAGATCAGGTCGAACCTTCTCATTTTACGGGTTGGATGCAATGGGCTACAGAAAATTCTTTAAAACTGGATTTCAACTCGACCTCATTCGGCCATCCTAAAAGCGGAGATTTAACACTTGCGAATCCAGACAAAGCTATTCGCGACTTCTGGATTGAACATACAAAGCGTTGTCGTGCTGTGGCTGAGGAAATGGGTAAGTTCCAAAATGATCCGTGTATCATGAACTTGTGGATACATGATGGTATGAAAGACCTGACAGTAAATCGCTACAAATATCGTCAGATATTGGAACAATCATTAGATGAGATATTTGCGACAGAATATCTCAATATGAAAGATTGTCTAGAATCTAAACTTTTTGGTATTGCACTCGAGAGTTATACAGTAGGGTCTCATGATTTCTACCTGGGTTATGGAGCAAAGAAACAAAAAATAGTAACATTGGATACAGGTCACTTTCATCTTTCCGAAAATGTGGCAGACAAAATTTCATCTTTACTGTTATATACTCCCGAGATAATGCTACACGTAAGTCGTCCTATTCGCTGGGATTCGGATCATGTAGTTATACTGAATGATGATGTTATCGAACTGGCAAAAGAAATTATCCGGGCAGATGCATTGAATCGTGTACATATAGGTCTCGATTTCTTCGATGCATCTATCAACCGTATAGGCGCATACGTGATCGGCATACGAGCCACACAAAAAGCTCTATTACAAGCTTTGCTTGAGCCAATAGCAACATTACGGGACTATGAAGCCAACGGACAATATTTTGAACGTCTTGCTCTTCTTGAAGAAGCTAAAGCTCTGCCTTGGAATGCTGTTTGGGACTATTTCTGTCTCAAAAATAACATCGCTGTAGGAGAAA from Dysgonomonas mossii encodes the following:
- a CDS encoding L-rhamnose isomerase, which codes for MKKNELVLKSFEIAKERYSEIGVDVEAALKTLQDVAISIHCWQADDVTGFENLTNVGGGGIQATGNYPGKARNIDELRSDIEKVLTLVGGNHRLNLHEIYGEFGNKAVDRDQVEPSHFTGWMQWATENSLKLDFNSTSFGHPKSGDLTLANPDKAIRDFWIEHTKRCRAVAEEMGKFQNDPCIMNLWIHDGMKDLTVNRYKYRQILEQSLDEIFATEYLNMKDCLESKLFGIALESYTVGSHDFYLGYGAKKQKIVTLDTGHFHLSENVADKISSLLLYTPEIMLHVSRPIRWDSDHVVILNDDVIELAKEIIRADALNRVHIGLDFFDASINRIGAYVIGIRATQKALLQALLEPIATLRDYEANGQYFERLALLEEAKALPWNAVWDYFCLKNNIAVGENYIREVQQYEKDVTAKRI
- the kdpB gene encoding potassium-transporting ATPase subunit KdpB; the encoded protein is MKNQNKSFLDKKILIEAIKRSFIKLNPNLLIKNPVIFIVAIGALLTTIIVFEGTIDGVFSTFNLQIAIWLWITVLFANFSEAIAEGRGKAQAESLKANRSRTKARLLKDGREEIVAAENLKKNDVVICETGDIIPSDGEVIEGIATVDESAITGESAPVIRESGGDRNAVTGGTKVLSDKIIIRITSDAGNTFIDRMIALVEGAKRQKTPNEIALTILLSGLSIVFLLAVATLPSFFGYSLHASGLPQSNNLSLPVLIALLVCLIPTTIGGLLSAIGISGMDRLMKHNVIATSGRAIEAAGDVDVLLLDKTGTITLGNRMATNFIPAEGVSLNEIANVAQLSSLSDETPEGRSIVVLAKEKFNIRGRDLAGIEAEFIPFTAQTRMSGVDITVDGKIQKIRKGSVDAIRSFVFNNNGFFPEDIKQKSDELSQQGATPLIVARDNKVLGIIHLKDIVKGGIKERFTQLRKMGIKTVMITGDNPLTAAAIAAEAGVDDFLAEAKPEDKLRKIREEQSNGHLVGMIGDGTNDAPALAQSDIGIAMSSGTQAAREAGNMVDLDSNPTKLIEVVEVGKQLLMTRGALTTFSIANDVAKYFAIIPAIGVTLYAGISGKGALSVLNIMGLSSPENAILSAIIFNAIIIIFLIPLALKGVKYRAESPSKSLLRNLCIYGLGGIATPFIGIKLIDMLLQIF
- the kdpC gene encoding potassium-transporting ATPase subunit KdpC, coding for MKSQLIISLKILGIMTLLLGVIYPLFITGIAQLAFSSKANGSLIEVNGILRGSELIGQKTDTVIYFNPRPSATDYNTLASGGSNLSLTSKKLYELVRLRKTDITTKNKLSNETIVPEDLLFASASGLDPHISPEAAKIQIQRISEARGFSEGQKQKLNMLVDKLTESPQFGILGCKRVNVFMLNLELDKLK
- a CDS encoding response regulator; translation: MNTDTILIVDDETQIRRLLEITLSASGYKTIEASTGKEGLLMVASHQPSLIILDLGLPDIDGIDVLKNLREWFYKPIIILSVRNSEEDIVHALDKGANDYLTKPFRTGELLARIRASLRQGQTANDTPVFQIGDLSVDVANHIAKKKDELLDLTPTEFSLLSLFVKNQGCVLTHQYILKEVWGYGYVEQTQYLRVFVAQLRKKIEDNPTKPTLLVTESGIGYRFGL
- a CDS encoding sensor histidine kinase, with protein sequence MKENRPDPDKLLTSINQEEETKKRGKLKIFFGMSPGVGKTYSMLQTAHIDLSKGVDVVVGYIESHNRPETSALLEGLEIIPRTKIEYKGTSLEEMDLDAIILRHPYLVLVDELAHTNAEGSRHAKRYQDIQELLDNGINVYTTVNIQHLESRNDTVAQITGVTVKETIPDELFEMADDVELIDITPNVLLDRLAEGKIYALPESREAAKNFFRKGNITALREMSLRLVADRVDKQLKSYMQQKQIAGPWKSGLHLLVLVGPSKSSAKLIRWAKNLSYTMGADLVALHVENTQVLNEEQQEQLSKNIDLAREFGAEVIITSGSDLVSTTLDIAHKENITHIIIGKSGKQSFFSSLFSRDNFVNRLLKESGEIDIYVIEPGFEAKQYKRKLVSYPDFSSSYKHYIIAFIAVLATVLLCLPIVRETGYQSISFILLFVILILSMFFRLGPIMMASAVSAVAWDFFFITPQYTLKITQPEDLLAFCMFFAVALVTGTLTAKVRKQERLTRKRAEKTNALFHLTKQLANAENTKKILEVSKEDINNYFGVDAYFLLQDGEGRLKKKQQNAKPGDFTESEYSIAQWVFKHSKKAGKYTDTLSLSEYTFYPLKGMKTKAGVVAIKPKKKFNGETELFWDTFLTQISNTLEHHDLAQQAKKANLLDESDKLYKTLFNSISHELRIPIATIMGASDTLLADSHPEKVRKELYNEILTASGRLNRLVENLLNISRLETGKITLHTDWCDMNDLFNKVTDNLRDELKPYRLDIVVPQTMPLVKLDFGLMEQVLHNLVYNSCKYSTPGTSIRLKSFYDNEYLIIQEMDRGPGFPPDTLPFVFNKFFKTEHKTTGGLGLGLSIAKGFVEAHKGTISVENRQNGGARFTIKIPTKISYINE
- a CDS encoding rhamnulokinase is translated as MNNTFNFLAFDLGATSGRSILGTFDNGKLELRELTRFGNDILQIQGKYYWNIYSIYNSIKEGMRAASSLDIAINAIGIDTWGVDFVYVAEDGTILNLPRSYRDPYTERSPEKYFKLIPKEEVYKLTGIQIMNFNSLFQLYAAKMEKSAALQSAKEILFLPDALSYLLSGNKACEYTIASTSQLLNPLTKKIENKLLEAIEVHPSVIPPLIKPGKVVGLLRDSIAKECGLNTIPIIAVAGHDTASAIVSIPAKNKKFAYISSGTWSLMGIEVDEPIINEQSYRMNFTNEGGVEGTIRFLKNITGMWLLEQCRKEWEQLGRTYTYDEIIKMAKTAKGFQCFVDPDDAVFANPESMIESIIKFCTDTGQSAPKEDAEFIRCIFESLALKYKYVLSCLCELSPHAIEVLHIIGGGSQNKLLNQFTANATGLSVVAGPYEATTIGNIMMQAKGLGLVKSLKEIRAIINESFTLESYEPQDTELWNNAYEKFLKLIEK